From the Streptomyces sp. Tu 2975 genome, one window contains:
- a CDS encoding MBL fold metallo-hydrolase, with translation MIDFRTDTPVAGSLDVRWHAGSPPPGDDTAAAIQAHAYTEHTLILRQNKSVHFEAPFLYLLFGNDRALLLDTGATADPAAMPLRATVDTLIGQWLARHPRERYGLVVAHTHGHGDHIAGDAQFADRPYTEVVGPSLDAVTAHFGFEQWPLRPAELDLGGRVLDLLPGPGHEEAAVVLHDRHTGLLLTGDSLYPGRLYVTDVPAFTATVDRLLAFCSTNRVTHVLGCHIEMTRTADTDYPRGTTYQPDEPPLELTPDHLLRLRDALARRQGPSGDFIVVYEG, from the coding sequence GTGATCGACTTCCGTACGGACACTCCCGTCGCCGGCAGCCTCGATGTCCGGTGGCACGCCGGCAGCCCGCCGCCCGGTGACGACACGGCGGCCGCGATCCAGGCGCACGCGTACACCGAGCACACACTGATCCTGCGTCAGAACAAGTCGGTGCACTTCGAGGCACCGTTCCTCTACCTGCTGTTCGGGAACGACCGGGCGCTGCTGCTGGACACCGGCGCGACCGCCGACCCCGCCGCGATGCCGCTGCGCGCCACCGTCGACACGCTGATCGGGCAATGGCTGGCCCGGCATCCGCGGGAGCGGTACGGGCTGGTCGTCGCCCACACCCACGGGCACGGCGACCACATCGCCGGCGACGCGCAGTTCGCGGACCGTCCGTACACCGAGGTCGTGGGGCCGTCCCTGGACGCGGTGACGGCGCACTTCGGCTTCGAGCAGTGGCCGCTGCGTCCGGCAGAACTGGATCTCGGCGGCCGGGTACTGGACCTGCTGCCCGGCCCCGGTCACGAGGAGGCCGCCGTCGTCCTCCACGACCGGCACACCGGTCTGCTGCTGACCGGCGACTCCCTCTACCCGGGCCGGCTCTACGTCACGGACGTCCCCGCCTTCACGGCCACGGTCGACCGGCTGCTGGCCTTCTGCTCGACGAACCGGGTGACCCATGTCCTCGGCTGTCACATCGAGATGACCCGCACCGCGGACACGGACTACCCGCGCGGTACGACTTACCAGCCGGACGAGCCGCCGCTCGAGCTGACGCCGGACCATCTGCTCCGGCTGCGCGACGCGCTCGCCCGCCGTCAGGGACCGAGCGGCGACTTCATCGTGGTGTACGAGGGCTGA
- a CDS encoding DUF6104 family protein yields MYFTDRGIEELEKRRGEEEVTFEWLAEQLRTFVDLNPDFEVPVERLATWLARLDDEDDEE; encoded by the coding sequence ATGTACTTCACCGATCGCGGTATCGAGGAGCTGGAGAAGCGGCGCGGCGAGGAGGAGGTCACCTTCGAGTGGCTCGCCGAGCAGCTTCGGACCTTCGTCGATCTCAACCCGGACTTCGAGGTCCCCGTCGAACGCCTCGCCACGTGGCTGGCCCGCCTGGACGACGAGGACGACGAGGAGTAG
- a CDS encoding Clp protease N-terminal domain-containing protein, whose translation MFERFTKDARAVVIGATECAERADSSTVTEEHLLLALLDLGGSRTAFAFTALGVMDRRAALEASLADVRRRGGMTKADEAALAGLGIDVGAIVARVEETHGAGALAGDRKDRRWWSGHRAFTREAKSTLEKSLRIALGRRDRAIGAEHILLALASGRGVVAEVLAEHGVTYGALERAMFGGADGGAARAG comes from the coding sequence ATGTTCGAACGCTTCACCAAGGACGCCCGTGCGGTGGTGATCGGCGCCACCGAATGCGCGGAACGCGCCGATTCGTCCACGGTCACCGAGGAGCACCTGCTCCTCGCCCTGCTGGACCTCGGCGGCTCACGCACCGCCTTCGCGTTCACGGCCCTCGGCGTCATGGACCGGCGGGCAGCCCTCGAGGCGTCCCTGGCCGACGTGCGCCGGCGCGGCGGGATGACCAAGGCGGACGAGGCGGCCCTCGCCGGACTGGGCATCGACGTCGGCGCGATCGTCGCCCGGGTCGAGGAGACCCACGGGGCCGGTGCACTGGCCGGCGACCGCAAGGACCGGCGCTGGTGGTCGGGCCACCGCGCCTTCACCCGGGAGGCGAAGTCGACCCTGGAGAAGTCGCTGCGGATCGCCCTGGGCCGGCGGGACCGGGCCATCGGCGCGGAGCACATCCTGCTGGCCCTCGCCTCGGGCCGCGGCGTCGTCGCGGAGGTCCTCGCCGAACACGGGGTGACCTACGGCGCGCTGGAACGGGCGATGTTCGGCGGGGCCGACGGCGGCGCGGCGCGGGCCGGCTGA
- a CDS encoding ABC transporter substrate-binding protein: MSAGDQSRIPAYPGVERFVDAFDKLVVQPRRSRSRVPVVLLSEPGDGQAGRRIVAGLRTRLRGREGRLAPHACVPAAPADPAEPPLDLFEQIAFQLDASMPPGTGRLRLPSYRLLRAVVCAPAAGGLMERRPGELLDHCYAQHREVSGLARGLWWLGGRDQANGGTLLELLWNFVAGPLFQRLPRALYGRRANRRMLGRGRSGGRRWYAEWVRQQQGTPPSEFFRSALDLVGGGPEGDPEQLDRILVHALLADLEAAGRKRPFDPWRRRRVSRFVLLVEEAGPAESRIQRFLRELRSAMEDLRCTSVVAVAAGVRTLASRIPDIEVPGLSAAGADLANIAQRGTPPGRPSGMVVPVEEGPEDDQAATYWLGRWPTLAPPTHRWGPGVEVAGALGAGVLALAVAAGLLVGVPFTSVGPDPCLGSTFLGTDGQCVGVAEGAASFGTGDSERAVQDVLQRIEQQNEQVEQELSGRDADDPRPRARTVVYFGPLSGGKDAEDPVRGGTLAELRGLALAQAYVNAQALRTGERVPLRVLAANAGDRFKDAPAVARRIVDLAEKDRSIVGVVGFGQSRRRTYEAMVVLDEAGLPMVGTSGTADELLRQGEHYYQTAPTDNRAGQVMASFAEHAAMVDGRTALRVRLIADPSDAYSASLATAFRSAYGDERTDMLLYTPTDAPEPSPVPGGPVGTSVQAVEDLAREVCRAVAAEPRTAVVWAGRGSHFQLFLGELARDSRDCPEVSVLGGDDVTNALTEERRPWEVFAGLTLYYVSHGRAPALSGASGEAGAFLSAYDRTYADDHGARTGAMRQDAHVALAWDAMRYLAEGVDQAWRGTGGNDERLDRGLLQAVLYQGLGGGGFDGATGRIEAHGAAGGGRLTEKKLTAVEQGGEKGSRTVLLCGTVARGDVRDVWGPEKHPCP, translated from the coding sequence GTGTCAGCGGGGGATCAGAGCCGGATTCCGGCGTACCCGGGCGTCGAACGCTTCGTCGACGCCTTCGACAAGCTCGTCGTCCAGCCGCGGCGAAGCCGCAGCCGCGTGCCCGTCGTGCTGCTGAGCGAGCCGGGCGACGGACAGGCCGGCCGCCGGATCGTCGCGGGGCTGCGCACCCGGTTACGCGGCCGGGAGGGGCGCCTCGCCCCGCACGCCTGCGTACCGGCGGCGCCGGCCGACCCGGCGGAGCCGCCGCTCGACCTGTTCGAGCAGATCGCCTTCCAGCTCGACGCCTCGATGCCGCCGGGCACAGGGCGGCTGCGGCTGCCCTCCTACCGGCTCCTGCGAGCCGTCGTCTGTGCGCCCGCCGCCGGCGGCCTGATGGAACGGCGTCCCGGGGAACTGCTGGACCACTGCTACGCCCAGCACCGAGAGGTCTCCGGGCTCGCCCGCGGCCTGTGGTGGCTGGGGGGCCGGGACCAGGCCAACGGCGGCACGCTGCTCGAGCTGCTGTGGAACTTCGTCGCGGGCCCGCTCTTCCAGCGACTGCCGCGGGCTCTCTACGGCCGCCGGGCCAACCGCCGGATGCTGGGCCGCGGCCGGTCCGGTGGCCGCCGGTGGTACGCGGAGTGGGTACGGCAGCAGCAGGGCACCCCGCCCTCCGAGTTCTTCCGCTCCGCCCTCGACCTTGTGGGGGGCGGCCCGGAGGGCGACCCCGAGCAGCTCGACCGGATCCTCGTGCACGCGCTGCTCGCCGACCTGGAGGCCGCCGGGCGCAAACGGCCCTTCGACCCGTGGCGGCGGCGCCGGGTCAGCCGCTTCGTGCTCCTGGTGGAGGAGGCAGGGCCCGCCGAGTCGCGCATCCAGCGCTTCCTGAGGGAGCTGCGCTCGGCCATGGAGGACCTGAGGTGCACCTCGGTGGTGGCCGTGGCCGCCGGAGTGCGCACTCTCGCCAGCCGGATCCCCGACATCGAGGTCCCGGGGCTGTCCGCCGCCGGGGCGGACCTGGCCAACATCGCCCAGCGCGGCACCCCGCCCGGCCGCCCCTCGGGCATGGTGGTCCCCGTCGAGGAGGGCCCGGAGGACGACCAGGCCGCCACGTACTGGCTGGGCCGCTGGCCCACGCTCGCCCCGCCCACGCACCGCTGGGGCCCGGGCGTGGAGGTGGCCGGCGCACTGGGCGCCGGGGTGCTCGCCCTCGCGGTCGCCGCCGGTCTGCTCGTCGGTGTGCCGTTCACCAGCGTCGGGCCCGACCCGTGCCTCGGCTCCACCTTCCTCGGCACGGACGGGCAGTGCGTCGGTGTCGCGGAAGGCGCCGCGTCGTTCGGCACGGGCGACAGCGAGCGGGCCGTGCAAGACGTGCTGCAGCGCATAGAGCAGCAGAACGAGCAGGTGGAGCAGGAGCTCTCCGGCCGGGACGCCGACGACCCGCGCCCGCGTGCACGGACCGTCGTGTACTTCGGGCCGCTCAGCGGCGGCAAGGACGCGGAGGACCCGGTGCGCGGCGGCACGCTCGCCGAACTGCGCGGCCTCGCCCTCGCGCAGGCGTATGTGAACGCGCAGGCGCTGCGCACCGGTGAGCGGGTGCCGCTGCGGGTGCTCGCCGCGAACGCCGGCGACCGGTTCAAGGACGCCCCGGCGGTGGCCCGGCGGATCGTCGACCTGGCGGAGAAGGACCGTTCGATCGTCGGGGTCGTCGGTTTCGGCCAGAGCCGGCGACGCACCTACGAGGCGATGGTCGTCCTCGACGAGGCGGGCCTGCCCATGGTCGGCACCTCCGGCACCGCCGACGAACTGCTCCGCCAGGGCGAGCACTACTACCAGACCGCGCCGACGGACAACCGGGCCGGCCAGGTGATGGCGTCCTTCGCCGAGCACGCCGCGATGGTGGACGGCAGGACCGCGCTGCGGGTGCGGCTGATCGCCGACCCCTCGGACGCGTACAGCGCGAGCCTGGCGACGGCGTTCCGCTCCGCGTACGGCGACGAACGCACCGACATGCTGCTCTACACGCCGACGGACGCGCCCGAGCCCTCACCGGTGCCGGGCGGCCCGGTGGGGACCTCGGTCCAGGCCGTGGAGGATCTGGCGCGTGAGGTGTGCCGCGCGGTGGCGGCCGAGCCGCGCACGGCGGTGGTGTGGGCGGGGCGGGGCAGCCACTTCCAGCTGTTCCTCGGTGAGTTGGCGCGCGACTCGCGGGACTGCCCCGAGGTCAGCGTGCTCGGCGGTGACGACGTCACCAACGCGCTGACGGAGGAGCGCCGTCCGTGGGAGGTCTTCGCCGGGCTGACGCTGTACTACGTCTCGCACGGCAGGGCACCTGCCCTGTCCGGAGCGAGCGGCGAGGCCGGTGCCTTCCTCTCGGCGTACGACCGCACCTACGCGGACGACCACGGTGCCCGTACCGGCGCGATGCGGCAGGACGCCCATGTGGCGCTCGCCTGGGACGCGATGCGCTATCTGGCGGAGGGCGTCGACCAGGCCTGGCGTGGAACGGGCGGCAACGACGAGCGACTCGACCGCGGACTGCTTCAGGCGGTGCTCTACCAAGGGCTCGGTGGAGGCGGCTTCGACGGGGCCACCGGGCGGATCGAGGCGCACGGGGCGGCCGGCGGCGGCCGGCTGACGGAGAAGAAGCTGACGGCGGTGGAGCAGGGCGGCGAGAAGGGGTCGCGGACGGTGCTGCTGTGCGGGACCGTGGCGCGTGGTGACGTGCGCGACGTCTGGGGACCGGAGAAGCACCCCTGCCCCTGA
- a CDS encoding DUF4097 family beta strand repeat-containing protein, whose product MAETTWEVAEPQKLTFDDPLTTLNVRIVNGTVNVVGTDESSIRLEVSEIEGPPLVVTRNGSTLTIAYEDLPWKGFLEWLDRKGHRRSAVVSIAVPAATTVEVGVVGAGAVVSGVRGTTVVRGVSGDTTLVGLAGAVRADTVTGNLEAQSVTGDLRYNSVSGDLTVIDGAGAGVKADSVSGDMVIDLDPGEKPTDIRLTTVSGEIAVRLPHPADARVDANTAGGAISNAFDTLRVSGQWGAKRITGTLGAGTGTLKATTVSGSIALLRRPPAEEDPYEETPADAPSGKVV is encoded by the coding sequence ATGGCAGAGACGACGTGGGAAGTCGCCGAGCCCCAGAAGCTCACCTTCGACGACCCGTTGACGACGCTCAATGTGCGCATCGTCAACGGGACGGTCAACGTCGTGGGCACGGACGAGAGTTCCATCCGCCTCGAGGTCTCCGAGATCGAGGGCCCGCCCCTCGTCGTGACCAGGAACGGGTCCACCCTGACCATCGCCTACGAGGACCTGCCCTGGAAGGGGTTCCTCGAGTGGCTCGACCGCAAGGGCCACCGCCGCAGCGCCGTCGTGTCGATCGCGGTGCCTGCAGCGACGACCGTCGAGGTCGGCGTCGTCGGCGCTGGTGCGGTCGTCTCCGGCGTGCGGGGCACGACGGTGGTGCGCGGCGTCAGCGGGGACACCACCCTGGTGGGACTGGCGGGCGCCGTCCGCGCCGACACCGTCACCGGAAACCTCGAGGCCCAGTCGGTCACCGGCGACCTGCGCTACAACTCGGTCTCCGGCGACCTGACCGTGATCGACGGCGCGGGCGCCGGTGTGAAGGCCGACTCTGTGAGCGGCGACATGGTCATCGACCTCGACCCGGGCGAGAAGCCCACGGACATCCGGCTGACCACGGTCTCCGGCGAGATCGCGGTCCGGCTGCCGCACCCGGCGGACGCCCGGGTCGACGCGAACACGGCCGGCGGCGCGATCTCCAACGCCTTCGACACCCTGCGGGTCAGCGGCCAGTGGGGCGCCAAGCGGATCACCGGAACCCTGGGCGCGGGTACCGGGACGCTCAAGGCGACCACCGTCTCCGGTTCCATCGCCCTGCTCCGCCGGCCTCCGGCGGAGGAAGATCCCTACGAGGAAACACCCGCGGACGCCCCGAGTGGGAAGGTGGTCTGA
- a CDS encoding PadR family transcriptional regulator, producing the protein MPPVFAHGRLRLYLLKLLDEAPRHGYEVIRLLEERFQGLYAPSAGTVYPRLAKLEAEGLVTHATEGGRKVYSITDAGRAELAGRSGELADLELEIRDSVSELAAEIRDDVRGAAGNLRNEMRAAATRTRKTGTGTGKGEWSPGRGDFGNLGDLGDLTDSESWRAAKEELKRARQEWKEQARRAKDESRRAREDAQQARRQAQEAQETARAEMQRIARQVQEQVQDHFARGDWPTGVREGLSELTGQLGGLARGTAWPPFVKPEPAGADPDWAKDTVDPKDSADPARDLERLLDRFRDDVRDAARDHGVTAEQLGEARRHLSTAAAHIVALLRSGKD; encoded by the coding sequence ATGCCCCCCGTCTTCGCCCACGGCCGGCTCCGTCTCTATCTGCTCAAGCTGCTCGACGAGGCGCCGCGCCACGGCTACGAGGTCATCCGCCTGCTCGAGGAACGCTTCCAGGGCCTGTACGCGCCGAGCGCCGGCACCGTCTACCCGCGGCTGGCCAAGCTGGAGGCCGAGGGGCTCGTCACCCACGCCACCGAGGGCGGCCGCAAGGTCTACTCGATCACCGACGCCGGCCGGGCGGAACTGGCCGGACGCAGCGGCGAACTGGCCGACCTCGAACTGGAGATCCGGGACTCGGTCTCCGAACTGGCCGCCGAGATCCGCGACGACGTCCGCGGCGCGGCGGGCAATCTGCGCAACGAGATGCGTGCGGCGGCGACCCGGACCCGCAAGACCGGCACCGGCACCGGCAAGGGCGAATGGAGCCCCGGCCGTGGGGACTTCGGCAACCTCGGAGATCTGGGCGACCTCACGGACAGCGAGTCGTGGCGGGCCGCGAAGGAGGAGCTGAAGCGCGCCAGGCAGGAGTGGAAGGAGCAGGCGCGCCGCGCGAAGGACGAGTCGCGCCGGGCCCGCGAGGACGCCCAGCAGGCGCGCCGGCAGGCGCAGGAGGCGCAGGAGACGGCCCGCGCCGAGATGCAGCGCATCGCCCGGCAGGTGCAGGAACAGGTCCAGGACCACTTCGCCCGCGGTGACTGGCCGACCGGCGTACGCGAGGGCCTGTCGGAGCTGACCGGTCAGCTCGGCGGACTGGCGCGGGGGACGGCCTGGCCACCGTTCGTCAAGCCGGAACCCGCGGGCGCGGACCCGGACTGGGCGAAGGACACCGTGGACCCGAAGGACTCGGCCGACCCGGCCCGTGACCTGGAGCGGCTGCTCGACCGCTTCAGGGACGACGTACGGGACGCCGCACGGGACCACGGTGTGACGGCGGAGCAACTGGGCGAGGCCCGCCGCCATCTGTCGACGGCGGCGGCCCACATCGTCGCTCTGCTGCGCAGCGGCAAGGACTGA
- a CDS encoding HTH domain-containing protein, which translates to MTEATELAERAGDRDPRVGLRAVAALRRLLEQLEAVQVRSARNQGWSWQEIAAELGVSRQAVHKKHGRL; encoded by the coding sequence ATGACCGAAGCAACAGAACTCGCCGAGCGTGCGGGCGACCGCGATCCGCGCGTCGGGCTGCGGGCGGTCGCCGCGCTGCGGCGGCTGCTGGAGCAGCTGGAAGCCGTACAGGTCAGAAGCGCCCGCAACCAGGGCTGGTCGTGGCAGGAGATCGCGGCGGAGCTGGGTGTCAGCCGCCAGGCGGTCCACAAGAAGCACGGGAGGCTGTGA
- a CDS encoding multifunctional oxoglutarate decarboxylase/oxoglutarate dehydrogenase thiamine pyrophosphate-binding subunit/dihydrolipoyllysine-residue succinyltransferase subunit → MSSQSPSNSSISTDQAGQGQNPAAAFGANEWLVDEIYQQYLQDPNSVDRAWWDFFADYKPGAAATADTPAAGAKQTQSDAAAGAAAAPAPAAAAPARPATPAQPAPAAPAPAAPAAQAPAPAPAKAAPAAAPAKPAAKPAAKADGTQADGPEFVTLRGPAAAVAKNMNASLELPTATSVRAVPVKLLFDNRIVINNHLKRARGGKISFTHLIGYAMVQAIKAMPSMNWSFAEKDGKPTLVKPDHVNFGLAIDLVKPNGDRQLVVAGIKKAETLNFFEFWQAYEDIVRRARTNKLTMDDFTGVTVSLTNPGGLGTVHSVPRLMPGQSVIMGVGSMDYPAEFQGTSQDTLNKLGISKVMTLTSTYDHRVIQGAASGEFLRIVANFLLGEEGFYDEIFESLRIPYEPVRWLKDIDASHDDDVTKAARVFELIHSYRVRGHVMADTDPLEYRQRKHPDLDITEHGLTLWDLEREFAVGGFAGKSMMKLRDILGVLRESYCRTTGIEFMHIQDPKQRKWLQDRVERAATKPEREEQLRILRRLNAAEAFETFLQTKYVGQKRFSLEGGESVIPLLDAVIDSAAESRLDEVVIGMAHRGRLNVLANIVGKSYAQIFREFEGNLDPKSMHGSGDVKYHLGAEGTFTGLDGEQIKVSLVANPSHLEAVDPVLEGVARAKQDVINKGGTDFTVLPIALHGDAAFAGQGVVAETLNMSQLRGYRTGGTVHVVINNQVGFTAAPESSRSSMYATDVARMIEAPIFHVNGDDPEACVRVARLAFEFRQTFNKDVVIDLICYRRRGHNEGDNPQFTNPQMVSLIDKKRSVRKLYTESLIGRGDITLEEAEQALQDFQGQLEKVFAEVREATSHPAPAHVPDVEAKFPVAINTAVSQEVVKRIAESQVNIPDHITVHPRLMPQMQRRAASVEDGTIDWGMGETLAIGSLLMEGTPVRLSGQDTRRGTFGQRHAVLVDQETNEDYTPLLYLSEDQARYNVYDSLLSEYAAMGFEYGYSLARPDALVMWEAQFGDFVNGAQTVVDEFISSAEQKWGQHSGVTLLLPHGYEGQGPDHSSARPERFLQMCAQDNMTVAMPTLPSNYFHLLRWQVHNPHHKPLIVFTPKSMLRLKAAASKAEEFTTGGFRPVIGDTAVDSGVVDPAAIRKVVFCAGKVYYDLDAERQKRGVTDTAIIRLERLYPLPGAELQAEIAKYPNAEKYLWTQEEPANQGAWPFIALNLIDHLDLAVGADIPHGERLRRISRPHSSSPAVGSAKRHQAEQQQLVNEVFDA, encoded by the coding sequence GTGTCGTCTCAGTCCCCCAGTAACTCGAGCATCTCGACCGACCAAGCCGGGCAGGGTCAGAACCCTGCCGCCGCCTTCGGTGCCAATGAGTGGCTCGTCGACGAGATCTACCAGCAGTACCTCCAGGACCCGAATTCGGTCGACCGTGCCTGGTGGGACTTCTTCGCCGACTACAAGCCGGGAGCGGCCGCCACGGCGGACACCCCCGCCGCCGGCGCGAAGCAGACTCAGAGCGACGCAGCCGCGGGTGCCGCGGCCGCACCCGCCCCGGCCGCCGCCGCTCCGGCCCGGCCGGCGACCCCGGCGCAGCCCGCGCCGGCCGCCCCGGCCCCGGCCGCACCCGCCGCTCAGGCCCCGGCCCCGGCTCCCGCCAAGGCGGCCCCCGCGGCCGCCCCTGCGAAGCCCGCCGCCAAGCCGGCCGCGAAGGCCGACGGTACGCAGGCCGACGGTCCCGAGTTCGTGACGCTGCGCGGCCCGGCCGCCGCGGTCGCGAAGAACATGAACGCCTCGCTGGAGCTGCCCACGGCCACGTCCGTGCGCGCGGTGCCGGTGAAGCTGCTCTTCGACAACCGCATCGTCATCAACAACCACCTCAAGCGCGCCCGTGGCGGGAAGATCTCCTTCACGCACCTCATCGGGTACGCGATGGTGCAGGCCATCAAGGCCATGCCGTCGATGAACTGGTCCTTCGCCGAGAAGGACGGCAAGCCGACCCTGGTCAAGCCGGACCACGTCAACTTCGGTCTGGCCATCGACCTGGTGAAGCCGAACGGCGACCGCCAGCTGGTCGTCGCGGGCATCAAGAAGGCCGAGACGCTGAACTTCTTCGAGTTCTGGCAGGCCTACGAGGACATCGTCCGGCGCGCCCGCACCAACAAGCTGACGATGGACGACTTCACCGGCGTCACCGTCTCGCTGACCAACCCCGGCGGCCTGGGCACCGTCCACTCCGTGCCGCGTCTGATGCCCGGGCAGTCGGTCATCATGGGCGTCGGTTCCATGGACTACCCGGCCGAGTTCCAGGGCACGTCGCAGGACACCCTGAACAAGCTGGGCATCTCCAAGGTGATGACCCTCACCTCGACGTACGACCACCGCGTCATCCAGGGCGCCGCGTCGGGCGAGTTCCTCCGGATCGTCGCCAACTTCCTCCTCGGCGAGGAAGGTTTCTACGACGAGATCTTCGAGTCGCTGCGCATCCCCTACGAGCCGGTCCGCTGGCTCAAGGACATCGACGCCTCGCACGACGACGACGTCACCAAGGCCGCCCGCGTCTTCGAGCTGATCCACTCCTACCGGGTCCGCGGCCATGTCATGGCCGACACCGACCCGCTGGAGTACCGCCAGCGCAAGCACCCCGACCTCGACATCACCGAGCACGGGCTCACGCTGTGGGACCTGGAGCGCGAGTTCGCCGTCGGCGGCTTCGCCGGCAAGTCGATGATGAAGCTGCGCGACATCCTGGGCGTGCTGCGTGAGTCGTACTGCCGCACCACCGGCATCGAGTTCATGCACATCCAGGACCCGAAGCAGCGCAAGTGGCTGCAGGACCGGGTCGAGCGCGCCGCCACCAAGCCGGAGCGCGAGGAGCAGCTGCGCATCCTGCGCCGGCTGAACGCCGCGGAGGCCTTCGAGACCTTCCTGCAGACCAAGTACGTCGGCCAGAAGCGCTTCTCGCTGGAGGGCGGCGAGTCCGTCATCCCGCTGCTCGACGCGGTCATCGACTCGGCGGCCGAGTCGCGCCTCGACGAGGTCGTCATCGGCATGGCCCACCGCGGCCGGCTGAACGTGCTGGCGAACATCGTCGGCAAGTCGTACGCCCAGATCTTCCGCGAGTTCGAGGGCAACCTCGACCCGAAGTCGATGCACGGCTCCGGCGACGTGAAGTACCACCTGGGCGCCGAGGGCACCTTCACCGGTCTCGACGGCGAGCAGATCAAGGTCTCGCTGGTCGCCAACCCCTCCCACCTGGAGGCCGTCGACCCGGTCCTCGAGGGTGTCGCCCGCGCCAAGCAGGACGTCATCAACAAGGGCGGCACGGACTTCACCGTCCTGCCGATCGCCCTGCACGGTGACGCGGCCTTCGCGGGCCAGGGCGTCGTCGCGGAGACGCTCAACATGTCGCAGCTGCGGGGCTACCGCACCGGCGGCACGGTCCACGTCGTCATCAACAACCAGGTCGGCTTCACCGCCGCCCCGGAGTCCTCGCGTTCGTCCATGTACGCCACCGACGTGGCCCGCATGATCGAGGCGCCGATCTTCCACGTGAACGGCGACGACCCGGAGGCGTGCGTCCGCGTGGCGCGGCTCGCCTTCGAGTTCCGCCAGACGTTCAACAAGGACGTCGTGATCGACCTCATCTGCTACCGCCGCCGCGGTCACAACGAGGGCGACAACCCGCAGTTCACCAACCCGCAGATGGTGAGCCTGATCGACAAGAAGCGCTCGGTGCGCAAGCTCTACACCGAGTCGCTCATCGGTCGCGGCGACATCACTCTGGAAGAGGCCGAGCAGGCGCTCCAGGACTTCCAGGGCCAGCTGGAGAAGGTGTTCGCGGAGGTCCGCGAGGCCACCAGCCACCCGGCCCCGGCCCATGTCCCGGACGTCGAGGCCAAGTTCCCGGTCGCGATCAACACGGCGGTCTCCCAGGAGGTCGTCAAGCGGATCGCCGAGTCGCAGGTCAACATCCCCGACCACATCACCGTGCACCCGCGGCTCATGCCGCAGATGCAGCGCCGCGCGGCGTCCGTCGAGGACGGCACGATCGACTGGGGCATGGGCGAGACCCTCGCCATCGGCTCGCTGCTGATGGAAGGCACCCCGGTCCGGCTCTCCGGCCAGGACACCCGCCGCGGCACGTTCGGCCAGCGCCACGCGGTGCTGGTGGACCAGGAGACCAACGAGGACTACACCCCGTTGCTCTACCTGTCCGAGGACCAGGCCCGTTACAACGTCTACGACTCGCTGCTCAGCGAGTACGCGGCGATGGGCTTCGAGTACGGCTACTCGCTGGCCCGCCCGGACGCGCTGGTCATGTGGGAGGCCCAGTTCGGCGACTTCGTCAACGGCGCGCAGACCGTCGTCGACGAGTTCATCTCCTCCGCCGAGCAGAAGTGGGGCCAGCACTCGGGCGTCACGCTGCTCCTGCCGCACGGCTACGAGGGCCAGGGCCCGGACCACAGCTCCGCGCGCCCCGAGCGCTTCCTGCAGATGTGCGCGCAGGACAACATGACGGTCGCCATGCCGACCCTGCCGTCGAACTACTTCCACCTGCTGCGCTGGCAGGTCCACAACCCGCACCACAAGCCGCTGATCGTCTTCACCCCGAAGTCGATGCTGCGTCTGAAGGCCGCGGCGTCCAAGGCGGAGGAGTTCACCACCGGCGGCTTCCGCCCGGTGATCGGCGACACTGCGGTTGATTCGGGCGTGGTCGACCCGGCCGCCATCCGCAAGGTCGTCTTCTGCGCCGGCAAGGTCTACTACGACCTGGACGCCGAGCGTCAGAAGCGCGGCGTCACGGACACGGCGATCATCCGCCTCGAGCGCCTCTACCCGCTGCCGGGTGCGGAGCTCCAGGCCGAGATCGCCAAGTACCCGAACGCAGAGAAGTACCTGTGGACCCAGGAGGAGCCGGCGAACCAGGGTGCGTGGCCGTTCATCGCGCTCAACCTGATCGACCACCTCGACCTGGCCGTCGGCGCGGACATCCCGCACGGCGAGCGCCTGCGCCGCATCTCGCGCCCGCACAGCTCGTCCCCGGCGGTGGGCTCCGCCAAGCGCCACCAGGCGGAGCAGCAGCAGCTGGTCAACGAGGTCTTCGACGCGTAG